The nucleotide window TACGGTTTTGCCCTTTGATTACTACAAACGGCTTCCCCGCTCACAACAGCGCATCTATCTCAAAAGCGACCGGATCTCTGCCATTCTGATCCCGGACCATGAAACATTATACCCTCTGGTCCGCTACCTTGAAAAGGCCCTCGCTGCTGGAAACCGCCCCCTGACCCGGAAGGCGGCACAGCATCTGGTTACAGGCATCATCGGATCCTTGAAAACCCGCCCCCTCAAGGTCAGGGTTCTGGAGAGAAGACCTTCCAATGCAAGAGAGGAACTTCACGGCCTCTATCAACCCGGCCGGCAGGGAGAATCCGACCAGATCACCCTGTGGATGAAAACGGCCAGGAAAGAGCAGGTCGTCGCCTTCAAGACGTTTCTGAGGATTCTTCTTCATGAACTCTGCCATCATCTGGACTATGAGTTTCTGGGGCTTAAGGAGACCTTTCATACAGAAGGGTTTTTCAAGCGGGAATCGAGCCTCTTCCATCAGGTCATGCGCGAAGGAAAAAACCCTTCAAAAAAATAACGTTGTTCACTGGTTCACTGGGGAGACCCTAAAATGAACCCATCAACAACGTCCCCCCGAGTGTGAGACCTGAAAATATTCCCGTTGACTCCAAATGTCGAGAAGATGACCCTCGGAGAGGCAGCGGATTAAATATCAAATTAGCAAAGTCTGGCCCTCTGAGGCTCCACCCTCTGAGGCTCCAATTTTCCCCGGTTAGTGCCGTTACCCACTATGTCAAACTATGCAGAATATGGTGCCCGGGGCCGGAATTGAACCGGCACGGAGCTAAGCTCCAAGGGATTTTAAGTCCCTTGTGTCTACCAATTCCACCACCCGGGCATGAGGCCGGAATCTTCTGGCAGGGAAACGGGATACATTGGAGGCGGCGACCGGATTCGAACCGATGGATGAAGGTTTTGCAGACCTCTGCCTTACCACTTGGCTACGCCGCCATATAAATGAATTAAAGAGCAGGCAAATGCCTGCTCTTTAATTCATTTATAATTGGAGCGGGAAACGGGATTTGAACCCGCGACCCTCGCCTTGGCAAGGCGATGCTCTACCACTGAGCTATTCCCGCCTGTCGAACATGCGCCGTACACATCCTTAAAATTAAAAAATTATCAAGAAACAGGAATATTGTCAAACAAAAAATTATGGAAAACCCCTTTTTAATTGACATATTACCCTGTGGGGAGTTATATTGACCAGATTTTAAACATGGAGAGACTCGTTGAAAATCAGGGCCGTGACGGGAGTGAAGGATATCCTCCCTGAAGAGATATGGAAATGGCAATTCATTGAAGAGGTTTCTCGGGAAACCCTTGAGGAATATAGTTTTTCAGAGATAAGGGTCCCTCTTTTGGAATATACCGAACTTTTTTCGCGGAGCATCGGCCAGACATCGGATATCGTTGAAAAAGAGATGTACACCTTCGAAGACAGCAAGGGTGTAAATATTTCGCTTCGACCGGAAGGGACGGCCGGTGTGGTCCGGGCCTGCATCGAGCACCATCTCCTCTCCCCCTCGTCCATGGGGAAGTTCTACTATATGGGGGCCATGTTCAGGCACGAACGTCCTCAAAAGGGAAGATACCGGCAATTCTTCCAGATCGGGGCCGAGGCGTTGGGTTCAGGAGAGCCTGAGCTCGATGCGGAGATTCTCTCCATGCTCCACCTCCTGATGCACCGGCTCGGCATCAAGGACACGGTCCTTGAGATCAATTCCCTGGGTTGCAGGGCATGCAGACCGGAATACCGAAAAGCGCTCAGGGATTTTCTCAAAACGAAACTGGACCTCTTATGCAGCGACTGCCGCAGACGGTTTGATGCAAACCCGCTTCGAGCGCTCGACTGCAAAAACCCTGCATGCAAGGACGCTACCGTGAACGCACCGCAAGGGATGACCCATCTCTGCCCGTCGTGCATGGATCACTTTGAATCCGTCAAAGCGCTTCTCACGGAACTGGGGATCCCCTTTGAGATCAACGGCCGCCTGGTCCGCGGGCTTGATTACTATACCCGGACCACGTTTGAGATGACAACGGACAAGCTGGGCACACAGAATGCGGTGGCGGCCGGAGGCCGGTACGACGGCCTTGTGGAAGAACTCGGCGGCCCGTCCCTGCCCGGGATCGGGTTTGCCCTGGGCATGGAACGGATGGCGGCTCTGCTGCCCGAAAATATGGAGCGGCCTGCCAAGATCGACATTTTAATCGCCCCGCTCGGGGCTGAAGCAAGGCGACAGGCCCTGTTGCTGCTGTACAATCTGAGGGACCGCGGAATCCGAGCGGAAACCGAATTCCGAGAAAAAAGCCTCAAAAGCCAGATGCGCCAGGCGGACAAAATCGGAGTGGATTTTGTGGGAATCCTCGGAGAGAATGAGTTGACCCGAGGCGTGCTTCTCCTGCGGGATATGCGGAGCAAGGAGCAGACGGAAGTCCCGCTGAACAAAGCGGTAGAGGAACTGTGTCAACGAATTTCTCTGAAGGAGAAGGGAGAATCCTTTCCCGGCCACGTTAAAAAACCTGAGAGATAGGGTAGCCGACCGTACCATGAAGAGACTTAAACGAAACAGGCATTGCGGCGAAATCGGATTATCCGATTTGGGTCAGGAGGTGACCCTCGCCGGCTGGGTGCAGAGGAGACGGGACCACGGGGGGCTGATCTTCGTGGACCTCAGGGACCGGTCCGGAATCAGCCAGATTGTCTTCAGTCCGGAGGTCTCAAACGAGGCCCACCAACTCGCCCACGAATTAAGGAGCGAGTACGTGATCCAGGTGAAGGGTACGGTCCGCAAACGGCCCGAGGGAATGACCAACGAAAAGATCGGAACCGGCGGG belongs to Nitrospirae bacterium CG2_30_53_67 and includes:
- a CDS encoding histidine--tRNA ligase, with protein sequence MKIRAVTGVKDILPEEIWKWQFIEEVSRETLEEYSFSEIRVPLLEYTELFSRSIGQTSDIVEKEMYTFEDSKGVNISLRPEGTAGVVRACIEHHLLSPSSMGKFYYMGAMFRHERPQKGRYRQFFQIGAEALGSGEPELDAEILSMLHLLMHRLGIKDTVLEINSLGCRACRPEYRKALRDFLKTKLDLLCSDCRRRFDANPLRALDCKNPACKDATVNAPQGMTHLCPSCMDHFESVKALLTELGIPFEINGRLVRGLDYYTRTTFEMTTDKLGTQNAVAAGGRYDGLVEELGGPSLPGIGFALGMERMAALLPENMERPAKIDILIAPLGAEARRQALLLLYNLRDRGIRAETEFREKSLKSQMRQADKIGVDFVGILGENELTRGVLLLRDMRSKEQTEVPLNKAVEELCQRISLKEKGESFPGHVKKPER